The following coding sequences lie in one Xyrauchen texanus isolate HMW12.3.18 chromosome 25, RBS_HiC_50CHRs, whole genome shotgun sequence genomic window:
- the LOC127619275 gene encoding transmembrane protein 240-like isoform X1, which translates to MHMITTTMIFMILGASVVMAIACLMDMNALLDRFHNYILPHLRGEDRVCHCNCGRHHVHYVIPYDGDNSLVDSSENYFVSDSVTKQEMDLMLGLLLGFCISWLLLWLDGALHCAVRAWRASRYYDTPSWSWLPQFCNLRDLRRRAQLRQLEDSSGNMVHIKQKLYHNGHPSPRHL; encoded by the exons ATGCATATGATCACAACCACCATGATTTTTATGATCCTCGGTGCTTCAGTTGTAATG GCGATAGCGTGTTTAATGGACATGAACGCACTCCTGGACCGCTTTCACAACTACATCTTACCGCATTTACGAGGGGAAGACCGCGTATGTCATTGCAACTGTGgaag GCATCATGTTCACTACGTAATTCCATATGACGGAGACAATTCACTCGTGGACTCATCTGAGAATTACTTTGTGAGCGACAGTGTGACCAAACAGGAGATGGACCTCATGCTGGGGCTGTTGTTGGGGTTCTGTATCAGCTGGCTGCTGTTGTGGCTGGATGGAGCTTTGCACTGTGCTGTGAGAGCCTGGAGAGCCAGTCGCTATTATG ATACCCCTTCCTGGTCATGGTTACCCCAGTTCTGTAACCTTCGGGACCTCCGTAGACGTGCACAGCTGCGGCAACTAGAGGATTCCAGTGGAAACATGGTGCATATCAAGCAGAAGCTCTATCATAATGGTCATCCCAGCCCCCGCCACCTCTGA
- the LOC127619275 gene encoding transmembrane protein 240-like isoform X2 produces the protein MDMNALLDRFHNYILPHLRGEDRVCHCNCGRHHVHYVIPYDGDNSLVDSSENYFVSDSVTKQEMDLMLGLLLGFCISWLLLWLDGALHCAVRAWRASRYYDTPSWSWLPQFCNLRDLRRRAQLRQLEDSSGNMVHIKQKLYHNGHPSPRHL, from the exons ATGGACATGAACGCACTCCTGGACCGCTTTCACAACTACATCTTACCGCATTTACGAGGGGAAGACCGCGTATGTCATTGCAACTGTGgaag GCATCATGTTCACTACGTAATTCCATATGACGGAGACAATTCACTCGTGGACTCATCTGAGAATTACTTTGTGAGCGACAGTGTGACCAAACAGGAGATGGACCTCATGCTGGGGCTGTTGTTGGGGTTCTGTATCAGCTGGCTGCTGTTGTGGCTGGATGGAGCTTTGCACTGTGCTGTGAGAGCCTGGAGAGCCAGTCGCTATTATG ATACCCCTTCCTGGTCATGGTTACCCCAGTTCTGTAACCTTCGGGACCTCCGTAGACGTGCACAGCTGCGGCAACTAGAGGATTCCAGTGGAAACATGGTGCATATCAAGCAGAAGCTCTATCATAATGGTCATCCCAGCCCCCGCCACCTCTGA